One Papaver somniferum cultivar HN1 chromosome 10, ASM357369v1, whole genome shotgun sequence genomic window carries:
- the LOC113318127 gene encoding bifunctional protein FolD 2-like produces METSSEVQQENKKASIIDGKAIAQTIHSEIAAEVKLLTEKYGKAPGLAVVIVGSRKDSQTYVNMKRKACAEVGIKSFNVDLPEQSSEAEVIAKVHELNANPDVHGILVQLPLPSHIGEENVLSEVSIEKDVDGFHPLNIGKLAMKGREPLFQPCTPKGCLELLSRSGISVKGKRAVVVGRSNIVGLPVSLLLLKADATVTIVHSRTSAADSESIICEADIVIAAAGQANMIKGDWIKPGAAVIDVGTNAVDDPSRKSGYRLVGDVDFKQVSKVAGWITPVPGGVGPMTVAMLLRNTLDGAKRTMSQ; encoded by the exons ATGGAGACTTCGTCTGaagtacaacaagagaacaaGAAAGCATCTATAATTGATGGTAAAGCCATAGCTCAAACCATACATTCTGAAATCGCTGCTGAGGTTAAACTTCTTACTGAGAAATATGGCAAG GCTCCTGGACTTGCTGTAGTTATAGTAGGTAGTAGGAAAGATTCTCAGACCTATGTGAATATGAAAAGAAAGGCTTGTGCTGAAGTTGGGATTAAGTCATTTAATGTTGATCTTCCTGAACAAAGTTCCGAAGCTGAAGTCATTGCTAAAGTTCACGAGTTAAATGCTAATCCTGACGTCCATG GAATACTGGTACAACTCCCCTTGCCTAGCCATATAGGTGAAGAAAACGTGTTGAGTGAGGTCAGTATCGAGAAGGACGTAGATGGATTTCATCCTTTGAATATTGGTAAACTTGCAATGAAAGGCAGAGAACCCCTATTTCAGCCTTGCACCCCAAAG GGATGCCTTGAACTATTAAGTCGTAGTGGTATAAGTGTGAAGGGCAAGAGGGCAGTTGTTGTTGGTAGAAGTAATATAGTTGGTTTACCTGTTTCATTGCTTCTTCTGAAAGCTGATGCTACTGTTACTATCGTTCACTCACGTACCAGTGCTGCTGATTCTGAAAGCATCATCTGTGAAGCAGACATTGTGATTGCTGCCGCCGGACAAGCAAATATG ATTAAGGGTGATTGGATTAAACCCGGTGCTGCTGTTATTGATGTTGGGACAAATGCTGTGGATGACCCAAGTAGAAAGTCAGGTTACAGGCTAGTGGGGGACGTGGACTTTAAACAGGTATCTAAGGTAGCGGGATGGATAACTCCAGTTCCTGGAGGTGTGGGCCCAATGACTGTTGCGATGCTACTCAGGAACACCTTGGATGGTGCCAAGCGTACAATGTCTCAGTAA
- the LOC113317037 gene encoding desiccation-related protein PCC13-62-like, whose amino-acid sequence MDTSFSNFFLSALFMLMFSVMNSVGFPPTLEPICGPTHPKDAIPVYPFDVHLLHFSLNLEYLEAEYFLYGALGYGLDKVAPELVMGGPPPIGAQKANLDELVNRIIEEFGYQEVGHIRAIKTTVGGFPRPLMNLSACNFATIMNDAFGYPLDPPFDPYANSLNFMLASYVIPYVGLTGYVGANPFIEGWKTKRLLAGLLGVEAGQDAVIRTYLYEKADYTVYPYEYTVAEFTERISELRNELGMCGIKDEGICVPPYLGAENRTTSNVLSADYNSLSYARTPREILRIVYGTGNEHVPGGFFPNGGNGKIARELLHYYKS is encoded by the exons ATGGACACTTCATTTTCTAATTTCTTTCTCTCAGCTTTGTTCATGCTCATGTTTTCGGTCATGAACTCGGTAGGTTTTCCTCCAACACTAGAACCAATCTGTGGACCAACTCATCCTAAGGATGCGATTCCAGTTTACCCCTTCGACGTCCATTTGCTGCACTTTTCTTTGAATCTCGAATACTTAGAAGCTGAATATTTCTTGTATGGAGCACTGGGTTATGGTCTTGATAAAGTCGCTCCGGAATTAGTAATGGGTGGACCACCGCCAATTGGAGCACAGAAAGCTAATCTTGATGAACTTGTTAACCGTATTATCGAGGAGTTTGGATATCAAGAAGTTGGCCATATAAG GGCTATCAAAACGACAGTTGGTGGATTTCCAAGGCCGTTGATGAATCTTAGTGCATGTAATTTTGCTACGATAATGAATGATGCATTTGGATATCCTTTGGATCCTCCATTTGATCCATATGCAAACAGCCTGAATTTCATGTTGGCTTCATACGTGATTCCATACGTTGGACTTACTGGTTACGTCGGTGCGAATCCATTCATCGAGGGATGGAAAACAAAAAGG TTGTTAGCAGGTTTATTAGGTGTAGAAGCAGGGCAGGACGCTGTCATAAGGACGTATCTGTACGAGAAGGCAGATTATACAGTGTACCCATACGAGTACACTGTCGCTGAATTTACAGAACGCATCTCAGAGTTGAGGAATGAATTAGGGATGTGTGGAATCAAAGATGAAGGTATCTGTGTACCACCATACTTAGGAGCAGAGAATCGAACAACCAGCAACGTGTTGTCGGCTGACTACAATTCCTTATCTTATGCTCGAACACCCCGTGAAATTTTGAGGATTGTATATGGAACTGGGAATGAACATGTTCCCGGTGGATTCTTCCCAAATGGAGGGAACGGAAAGATTGCCAGAGAACTTCTACATTATTACAAATCATAA